A DNA window from Penaeus vannamei isolate JL-2024 chromosome 5, ASM4276789v1, whole genome shotgun sequence contains the following coding sequences:
- the LOC113811022 gene encoding potassium voltage-gated channel protein Shaw-like isoform X2, which yields MDAENRVVLNVGGIRHETYKATLKKIPATRLSRLTEALANYDPILNEYFFDRHPGVFAQVLNYYRTGKLHYPTDVCGPLFEEELEFWGLDSNQVEPCCWMTYTAHRDTQETLAVLDRLDLDTDKPSDEETARKFGFEDDYFSGNLSWWQNTKPKLWSLFDEPYSSQAAKVIGVISVFFICVSILSFCLKTHPDMRVPVIENITVQTAENTTAWTLDKKATNAHEAFFYIECVCNTWFTFEILIRFIASPNKFLFLKASVNMIDFIATLSFYVDILLQKFASHLENADILEFFSIIRIMRLFKLTRHSSGLKILIQTFRASAKELTLLVFFLVLGIVIFASLVYYAERIQANPHNDFNSIPLGLWWALVTMTTVGYGDMAPKTYVGMFVGALCALAGVLTIALPVPVIVSNFAMYYSHTQARAKLPKKRRRVLPVEHVRVGPPAPAPKRGGGPNAMNRGPGPKMGNDAPNSTTNGTSKGSDMPSNKITGF from the exons gCGACACTGAAGAAGATCCCGGCCACACGCCTCTCGCGGTTGACGGAGGCCCTGGCCAACTATGACCCAATTCTCAACGAGTACTTCTTTGATCGGCATCCAGGTGTTTTTGcccag gtGCTGAACTACTACCGCACAGGGAAGCTCCACTACCCGACGGACGTGTGCGGACCGCTCTTCGAGGAGGAGCTCGAGTTCTGGGGTCTCGACTCGAACCAAGTGGAGCCATGTTGCTGGATGACCTACACGGCG CATCGAGACACCCAGGAGACCCTGGCTGTCCTCGACCGCCTCGACCTCGACACCGATAAACCCAGCGACGAGGAGACGGCAAGGAAATTCGGCTTCGAAGACGACTACTTCTCCGGGAACCTCTCCTGGTGGCAGAACACGAAGCCCAAGTTATGGTCTCTGTTCGACGAGCCCTATTCTTCACAGGCCGCCAAg GTCATCGGAGTCATCTCAGTGTTCTTCATCTGTGTGTCGATCTTGTCCTTCTGCCTGAAGACCCACCCGGATATGCGAGTGCCCGTTATCGAGAACATTACGGTGCAGACGGCCGAGAACACGACAGCCTGGACGCTAGACAAGAAGGCCACCAATGCGCACGAAGCCTTCTTCTACATAGAGTGTGTCTGTAATACGTGGTTCACCTTTGAAATCCTGATTCGGTTCATAGCGTCGCCCAATAAGTTTTTGTTTCTGAAGGCGTCCGTGAATATGATAGACTTCATCGCCACGCTGAGCTTCTACGTGGACATCCTGCTGCAGAAGTTCGCCTCGCACCTGGAGAACGCCGACATCCTCGAGTTCTTCAGCATCATACGTATCATGAGGTTATTTAAGCTCACGCGGCACTCGTCGGGGCTCAAGATCCTCATACAGACTTTCCGAGCCTCGGCCAAGGAGCTGACGCTGCTCGTCTTCTTCCTGGTGCTGGGCATCGTCATCTTCGCCTCGCTCGTGTACTACGCCGAGAGGATACAGGCCAACCCGCACAACGACTTCAACAGCATCCCGCTCGGGCTGTGGTGGGCCCTGGTCACCATGACCACGGTGGGCTACGGAGACATGGCCCCCAAGACGTACGTGGGCATGTTCGTGGGCGCGCTCTGTGCCCTGGCCGGCGTGCTCACGATCGCCCTGCCCGTGCCCGTCATCGTGTCCAACTTCGCCATGTACTACAGCCACACGCAGGCGCGAGCCAAGCTGCCCAAGAAGAGGCGCCGAGTGCTGCCAGTCGAGCACGTGCGCGTTGGCCCCCCCGCGCCCGCCCCGAAGCGCGGCGGGGGGCCAAACGCCATGAATCGCGGTCCCGGACCAAAGATGG GCAACGATGCCCCTAATTCCACGACTAATGGTACATCTAAAGGTAGTGACATGCCCTCAAACAAAATAACTGGATTCTAG
- the LOC113811022 gene encoding potassium voltage-gated channel protein Shaw-like isoform X1 → MDAENRVVLNVGGIRHETYKATLKKIPATRLSRLTEALANYDPILNEYFFDRHPGVFAQVLNYYRTGKLHYPTDVCGPLFEEELEFWGLDSNQVEPCCWMTYTAHRDTQETLAVLDRLDLDTDKPSDEETARKFGFEDDYFSGNLSWWQNTKPKLWSLFDEPYSSQAAKVIGVISVFFICVSILSFCLKTHPDMRVPVIENITVQTAENTTAWTLDKKATNAHEAFFYIECVCNTWFTFEILIRFIASPNKFLFLKASVNMIDFIATLSFYVDILLQKFASHLENADILEFFSIIRIMRLFKLTRHSSGLKILIQTFRASAKELTLLVFFLVLGIVIFASLVYYAERIQANPHNDFNSIPLGLWWALVTMTTVGYGDMAPKTYVGMFVGALCALAGVLTIALPVPVIVSNFAMYYSHTQARAKLPKKRRRVLPVEHVRVGPPAPAPKRGGGPNAMNRGPGPKMVGMGMGLSVTLNPNGVGLETALKAPLLSQSGVGGGPTAPLQPLFPIATMAQVALAQPTLPTSVPTTVPAHQPPTNPRPHHSPSPPPSPTRPLLGSSSGSLGGVRGPESSQNAETAESSSQEPESPGGLTPSTV, encoded by the exons gCGACACTGAAGAAGATCCCGGCCACACGCCTCTCGCGGTTGACGGAGGCCCTGGCCAACTATGACCCAATTCTCAACGAGTACTTCTTTGATCGGCATCCAGGTGTTTTTGcccag gtGCTGAACTACTACCGCACAGGGAAGCTCCACTACCCGACGGACGTGTGCGGACCGCTCTTCGAGGAGGAGCTCGAGTTCTGGGGTCTCGACTCGAACCAAGTGGAGCCATGTTGCTGGATGACCTACACGGCG CATCGAGACACCCAGGAGACCCTGGCTGTCCTCGACCGCCTCGACCTCGACACCGATAAACCCAGCGACGAGGAGACGGCAAGGAAATTCGGCTTCGAAGACGACTACTTCTCCGGGAACCTCTCCTGGTGGCAGAACACGAAGCCCAAGTTATGGTCTCTGTTCGACGAGCCCTATTCTTCACAGGCCGCCAAg GTCATCGGAGTCATCTCAGTGTTCTTCATCTGTGTGTCGATCTTGTCCTTCTGCCTGAAGACCCACCCGGATATGCGAGTGCCCGTTATCGAGAACATTACGGTGCAGACGGCCGAGAACACGACAGCCTGGACGCTAGACAAGAAGGCCACCAATGCGCACGAAGCCTTCTTCTACATAGAGTGTGTCTGTAATACGTGGTTCACCTTTGAAATCCTGATTCGGTTCATAGCGTCGCCCAATAAGTTTTTGTTTCTGAAGGCGTCCGTGAATATGATAGACTTCATCGCCACGCTGAGCTTCTACGTGGACATCCTGCTGCAGAAGTTCGCCTCGCACCTGGAGAACGCCGACATCCTCGAGTTCTTCAGCATCATACGTATCATGAGGTTATTTAAGCTCACGCGGCACTCGTCGGGGCTCAAGATCCTCATACAGACTTTCCGAGCCTCGGCCAAGGAGCTGACGCTGCTCGTCTTCTTCCTGGTGCTGGGCATCGTCATCTTCGCCTCGCTCGTGTACTACGCCGAGAGGATACAGGCCAACCCGCACAACGACTTCAACAGCATCCCGCTCGGGCTGTGGTGGGCCCTGGTCACCATGACCACGGTGGGCTACGGAGACATGGCCCCCAAGACGTACGTGGGCATGTTCGTGGGCGCGCTCTGTGCCCTGGCCGGCGTGCTCACGATCGCCCTGCCCGTGCCCGTCATCGTGTCCAACTTCGCCATGTACTACAGCCACACGCAGGCGCGAGCCAAGCTGCCCAAGAAGAGGCGCCGAGTGCTGCCAGTCGAGCACGTGCGCGTTGGCCCCCCCGCGCCCGCCCCGAAGCGCGGCGGGGGGCCAAACGCCATGAATCGCGGTCCCGGACCAAAGATGG tCGGCATGGGCATGGGTCTATCTGTTACCTTGAACCCCAATGGCGTAGGCTTAGAGACGGCCCTCAAGGCCCCCTTATTATCCCagtcgggggtgggtgggggtcccACTGCCCCTCTGCAGCCACTCTTCCCCATAGCCACCATGGCGCAAGTGGCCCTAGCGCAGCCCACCCTGCCCACCTCTGTCCCCACTACTGTTCCTGCTCACCAACCCCCCACCAATCCCCGCCCCCAtcattcaccctcaccccctccctcccctacgcgGCCTCTTCTGGGGTCTTCTTCAGGCTCCCTGGGGGGAGTCCGTGGACCCGAGAGTAGCCAGAATGCCGAAACAGCTGAGAGCAGTTCTCAGGAGCCGGAGTCTCCGGGCGGCCTCACCCCCAGCACCGTCTAG
- the LOC138861862 gene encoding uncharacterized protein, with protein sequence MPCFPHELIFTVCLVGNGDESIPMLSLNNHLQLGGGFCPPPPPTPTAAAPPTALSNTHGPPSTTLINTLPPAVGAVPNNYSAAPTVRASHPRPASPQHLPQPSPRRGAQVSPSRRAHAASLRITTASPLRGAQNPLRGALSSSLRGYHGPLSRAPQGSPHHGGAGGAGDPLRSLVSRRASSAADSILQGAHHAADAGLLADHAPAARASPRSRQPPTSARPEPLDPPLTAPLLPAPPPPRASPPPPSTSHLQIARACDAPGPHPQGTPTLGLPRSPALTPSRPRGFHLYDKYAISGPRRSLGRRAPGFEARRRQGGGARPRLPRGDGCEGESRDHPLSRSALPRGAAWDASDVVEASRSLWLSGSAAPRLARASPRPRLRDGHFFLETILASTDLVHKSCSLAPTHRTSLGI encoded by the exons ATGCCCTGTTTTCCTCATGAACTCATTTTTACCGTTTGTTTGGTAGGCAACGGCGACGAGTCCATCCCCATGTTGAGTCTTAACAACCACCTGCAGCTGGGTGGGGGGTTctgcccacctccaccaccaaccccaacaGCGGCTGCCCCCCCCACCGCCCTCTCCAACACCCACGGGccgccctccaccaccctcatcaaCACACTCCCGCCCGCAGTCGGTGCGGTCCCCAACAATTACAGCGCCGCGCCCACCGTGCGCGCCTCGCACCCCCGGCCCgcctccccccaacacctcccccagccctccccccgcCGTGGCGCGCAGGTCTCCCCCTCGCGCAGGGCGCACGCCGCGTCGCTGCGCATCACGACGGCCTCGCCCTTGCGCGGCGCCCAGAACCCCCTGCGCGGCGCCCTCAGCTCCTCCCTGCGAGGCTACCACGGGCCGCTCTCGCGCGCGCCCCAGGGGAGCCCCCACCACGGCGGCGCGGGGGGGGCGGGAGACCCCCTCAGGTCCCTGGTCTCCAGACGCGCGAGCTCCGCTGCGGACTCGATCCTGCAGGGGGCGCACCACGCCGCAGACGCTGGGCTGCTCGCCGACCACGCCCCGGCCGCCAGGGCGTCGCCGCGCTCGAGGCAGCCGCCCACGAGCGCCCGCCCGGAGCCGCTCGACCCGCCCCTCACGgcgcccctcctccccgccccgcccccgccccg TGCCTCCCCTCCACCGCCCTCCACCAGCCATCTGCAGATCGCTCGGGCTTGCGACGCCCCTGGCCCTCATCCTCAAGGGACGCCCACTCTGGGactccctcgctcccccgccctcacgccctcacgccctcgagGATTCCACCTT TATGATAAATACGCCATTTCCGGTCCACGTCGAAGTCTGGGGAGGCGCGCGCCCGGCTTCGAGGCCCGGCGGAGGCAGGGCGGGGGGGCTCGCCCTCGACTCCCCCGAGGCGATGGCTGCGAGGGCGAGAGCCGCGACCACCCGCTCTCTCGCTCGGCCTTGCCTCGGGGAGCTGCCTGGGACGCGAGCGacgtcgtggaggcgagtcgttcCCTCTGGCTCTCCGGGTCTGCGGCTCCTCGCCTCGCCCGGGCCTCGCCTCGCCCCAGACTCCGCGATGGCCACTTTTTTCTCGAGACTATCCTTGCTTCTACAGATCTTGTTCACAAATCTTGCTCACTCGCTCCCACTCACAGAACGTCACTCGGCATCTAG